A genomic stretch from Solanum stenotomum isolate F172 chromosome 8, ASM1918654v1, whole genome shotgun sequence includes:
- the LOC125872710 gene encoding stearoyl-[acyl-carrier-protein] 9-desaturase 1, chloroplastic-like — protein MMQTTNFSQFNIPSIVPASRSPTTTILRRKTTSSWRLSPVLAVASPTTSPSRHQVTHSMPPEKLELFKSLEPWVSENILPLRKPVEKCWQPIEFLPNPSQGPEQFEEEVRALRQRVLGLSDEYFVMLVGNMLTEDALPTYQTVINTFDGVRDETGSSPCPWAIWTRAWTAEENRHGDLLRTYLYLSGRVDMLMVDKTLQYLIGAGIDIGVENNPYLGYVYTSFQERATCLSHGNMARLATEGGDPMLARICGTIGADEKRHEHVYTRIVEKLLEVDPNATMLAIAHMMKKKIIMPMHLMYDGQDPNIFEHFSAISERQGIYTSRHYAEILEFFIIRWKLEKLEGLIGEARRAQDYVCGLPPRVRKLESRAKKIEPRQVKFSWIFNKQVIV, from the exons ATGATGCAGACTACaaatttctcccaattcaaCATTCCATCGATTGTACCGGCGTCACGTTCCCCTACAACTACCATACTCCGTCGCAAAACCACCTCATCATGGAGGTTATCTCCGGTCCTCGCGGTGGCTTCACCCACAACTTCTCCATCACGCCACCAGGTCACTCACTCAATGCCACCAGAAAAATTGGAACTCTTCAAGTCATTAGAACCTTGGGTTTCCGAAAACATCCTCCCACTCCGCAAGCCCGTAGAGAAATGTTGGCAGCCCATTGAGTTTCTCCCTAACCCATCTCAAGGCCCCGAACAATTCGAGGAAGAGGTTCGGGCCCTAAGGCAACGAGTTTTAGGGCTTTCGGATGAGTACTTTGTTATGCTTGTGGGTAATATGCTAACTGAGGATGCTTTGCCTACTTATCAGACTGTGATTAATACGTTTGATGGAGTACGCGATGAGACTGGATCCAGCCCGTGTCCATGGGCAATATGGACACGGGCATGGACAGCTGAGGAGAATCGACATGGTGATTTGCTACGGACCTATCTTTATCTTTCAGGGAGAGTGGACATGTTGATGGTTGACAAGACACTACAATACTTGATTGGAGCTGGAATA GACATCGGAGTAGAGAACAATCCGTATTTGGGCTATGTATACACATCATTTCAAGAGCGAGCCACGTGTTTGTCACATGGAAATATGGCTAGGCTAGCTACAGAAGGCGGAGACCCCATGCTAGCACGTATATGTGGAACCATTGGTGCGGACGAGAAGCGACACGAACATGTCTACACAAGAATTGTTGAGAAGTTGTTAGAAGTGGATCCAAATGCGACTATGCTAGCTATTGCACacatgatgaagaagaaaatcataATGCCAATGCATCTTATGTATGATGGGCAAGATCCGAATATATTTGAGCACTTTTCTGCCATTAGTGAAAGACAAGGGATTTACACATCTCGTCATTATGCTGAAATATTAGAATTTTTTATAATACGATGGAAATTGGAAAAACTTGAAGGCTTAATTGGCGAAGCAAGGCGTGCACAGGATTATGTGTGTGGACTTCCACCTAGGGTTAGAAAGTTGGAAAGTAGAGCCAAGAAAATAGAGCCACGTCAAGTGAAGTTTAGTTGGATCTTTAACAAACAAGTGATTGTTTAG